The following coding sequences lie in one Desulfonatronum thiodismutans genomic window:
- the rplV gene encoding 50S ribosomal protein L22: MEAKSVARFVRISSQKARLVAANVRGKNVEEARKILKFTPKKAAAVLDKVLHSAIANAEQLGGVDVDTLYVKNIIINDGPSWKRIRPRAMGRAYRVLKRTSHITVIVEEA, from the coding sequence ATGGAAGCTAAATCCGTAGCGCGGTTCGTGCGCATCTCCTCACAGAAGGCTCGGCTGGTTGCCGCCAATGTTCGGGGAAAGAATGTCGAGGAAGCACGAAAAATTTTGAAGTTCACTCCGAAAAAGGCCGCCGCCGTGTTGGACAAGGTATTGCATTCCGCCATCGCGAATGCGGAACAGCTCGGGGGTGTGGACGTGGATACCTTATACGTCAAAAACATCATTATTAATGATGGTCCTTCATGGAAACGTATTCGTCCACGGGCCATGGGACGCGCCTATAGGGTCCTGAAACGGACAAGTCATATCACTGTCATTGTTGAGGAAGCGTAG
- the rpsS gene encoding 30S ribosomal protein S19, protein MPRSVKKGPFVDGHVLKKVTKANEMNDRKVIKTWSRRSTIVPEMVGLTFAVHNGKKFIPVFVTENMVGHKLGEFSPTRTFHAHAGGKKSAVKGKK, encoded by the coding sequence ATGCCACGATCAGTAAAAAAAGGTCCTTTTGTCGACGGGCATGTGCTCAAAAAAGTGACCAAAGCCAATGAAATGAATGATCGGAAAGTGATCAAGACATGGTCACGACGTTCTACGATTGTTCCCGAGATGGTGGGACTTACTTTTGCCGTACATAACGGCAAGAAGTTCATCCCCGTCTTTGTTACGGAAAACATGGTTGGTCATAAGCTTGGTGAGTTTTCACCCACCAGGACCTTTCATGCCCACGCCGGTGGCAAAAAGAGCGCTGTAAAAGGCAAAAAGTAG
- the rplB gene encoding 50S ribosomal protein L2 — MSIRKLKPTSPGTRFQSVSEFGEINRGKPEKSLTKGRAKKSGRNNLGRITSRRRGSGHKRRFRVIDFKRDKFDVQAKVAFIEYDPNRSARIALLHYADGEKRYILAPDGVKIGDTIVAGNEADIFPGNAMYLSRIPVGTIIHNVEMTPGKGGQLCRSAGTYAQLVAKEEKYALLRLPSGEVRKILATCRATVGQVGNTDHEQVSIGKAGRNRWLGRRPKVRGVAMNPVDHPLGGGEGKSSGGRHPCTPWGKPTKGYKTRNRRKPSSKLIVKRRGQK; from the coding sequence ATGTCTATACGTAAGCTCAAGCCGACTTCTCCTGGAACGCGTTTTCAATCCGTATCGGAGTTCGGTGAGATCAATCGCGGCAAGCCTGAAAAGTCGTTAACAAAAGGACGCGCCAAAAAAAGCGGACGAAACAATCTTGGGCGGATTACTTCCCGGCGAAGAGGTTCCGGTCATAAAAGGCGTTTTCGGGTCATCGATTTCAAGCGAGATAAATTTGATGTTCAGGCTAAAGTGGCTTTCATTGAGTACGACCCGAACCGTAGCGCACGCATTGCCCTGCTGCATTATGCCGATGGTGAGAAGCGCTATATTTTAGCCCCTGACGGGGTTAAAATCGGGGATACCATCGTCGCCGGCAACGAGGCTGATATCTTCCCGGGTAACGCTATGTACTTGTCGAGAATTCCCGTTGGAACGATCATCCATAACGTGGAGATGACTCCGGGCAAGGGAGGCCAGCTTTGCCGCAGCGCAGGGACCTACGCGCAACTCGTGGCTAAGGAAGAAAAGTATGCCTTGCTTCGCCTTCCTTCAGGTGAAGTGCGTAAAATTCTGGCAACCTGTCGGGCGACCGTGGGGCAGGTCGGCAACACGGACCACGAACAGGTTTCCATCGGAAAAGCCGGACGAAATCGCTGGCTTGGTCGACGACCCAAGGTTCGGGGCGTGGCCATGAACCCGGTCGACCATCCGTTGGGCGGCGGTGAAGGCAAGAGTTCCGGTGGCCGGCATCCCTGTACGCCCTGGGGAAAACCGACCAAGGGCTATAAGACCCGCAATCGCCGGAAGCCGTCGTCGAAGCTTATTGTCAAACGTCGCGGCCAGAAATAG
- the rplW gene encoding 50S ribosomal protein L23 gives MNYTQILLRPHVSEKATLIKSAANQVVFQVHPSANKIEVKKAVQDAFDVKVSKVNIARKKTLTQRKANRRLVRDTGFRKAYVTLAEGEKIDFFEGV, from the coding sequence ATGAACTACACGCAAATTTTGCTACGGCCGCATGTTTCCGAAAAGGCGACGTTGATCAAAAGCGCGGCCAACCAAGTAGTCTTTCAGGTCCATCCTTCCGCCAACAAGATTGAAGTCAAGAAAGCGGTTCAGGATGCCTTTGACGTGAAGGTCAGCAAGGTCAACATCGCGCGAAAAAAGACGCTCACCCAACGCAAGGCCAATCGTCGGCTCGTTCGCGACACCGGTTTCCGGAAAGCTTATGTGACCCTTGCCGAAGGCGAGAAAATCGATTTCTTTGAAGGGGTCTAA